A region from the Clostridium beijerinckii genome encodes:
- a CDS encoding bifunctional ADP-dependent NAD(P)H-hydrate dehydratase/NAD(P)H-hydrate epimerase, with protein MFEIFSANQCKEMDKNTIENIGIPGIILMENAAIGIFKEVVDKGESFLILCGKGNNGGDALALCRHLILKGKKVKVYIISKDQNYTDDFRINFNILEKLIDKRDLLFIKSEKDIDEYIINDIKNYDVVVDGIFGVGLNRDLTGIFKNIIEDINLYGKLIVSIDTPSGLDCDSGIERGIAVHADITYTFEVVKQGFLNYKAINCVGNMKILKIGIPENIKRVNSGNFYILEKQQYKQLLSKRKVYGHKGNYGRALVVAGRMGFIGAAYITTECTVRAGAGLTTLICNEDVQKALSSRFIEAMTLNLEEKNVIEIIKSATSIAFGPGIGTGHREEKLLEQVVKNSKCPVVIDADGITLIGENKYLLDNLKGRAIITPHPGEMARFLGITVEEVECNRTNIVRTVAQKYGIVVLLKGYNTVISNGKDTYINPTGNSKMASGGMGDALTGIINGFLSQGVDLEKAALLGAYVHGDIADKLGKQAYIVNARDIINELPKEINYIIS; from the coding sequence ATGTTTGAAATTTTTTCAGCTAATCAGTGCAAAGAAATGGATAAAAATACGATTGAAAATATAGGAATTCCAGGGATTATACTTATGGAGAATGCTGCAATAGGTATATTCAAAGAAGTGGTGGATAAAGGTGAGTCATTTTTAATATTATGTGGAAAAGGTAATAATGGAGGGGACGCCCTAGCATTATGTAGGCATTTGATACTAAAGGGAAAAAAAGTAAAGGTTTATATTATAAGTAAAGATCAAAATTATACAGATGATTTTAGGATTAATTTTAATATATTAGAAAAATTAATTGATAAAAGAGATCTTTTGTTCATAAAATCAGAAAAAGATATAGATGAGTATATAATTAATGATATTAAAAATTATGATGTAGTAGTAGATGGGATTTTTGGTGTTGGACTCAACAGAGATTTGACCGGTATATTTAAGAACATTATAGAAGATATAAATCTATATGGGAAGCTTATAGTATCAATTGATACTCCATCAGGCTTGGATTGTGATTCAGGAATTGAGAGAGGAATTGCAGTACATGCTGATATTACATATACATTTGAAGTTGTAAAACAAGGATTTTTAAATTATAAAGCAATAAATTGTGTTGGAAATATGAAGATATTAAAAATAGGGATACCAGAAAATATTAAAAGAGTTAACTCCGGAAATTTTTACATTTTAGAAAAACAGCAATATAAACAATTGCTCTCTAAGAGAAAGGTTTATGGTCATAAGGGGAATTATGGTAGAGCATTAGTTGTAGCAGGTAGAATGGGATTTATAGGTGCGGCGTATATAACTACGGAATGTACAGTTAGAGCAGGGGCAGGACTGACAACATTAATATGTAATGAAGATGTTCAAAAAGCGTTATCGAGCAGATTCATAGAGGCTATGACTTTGAATTTGGAGGAGAAAAATGTAATCGAAATCATAAAAAGTGCAACTTCTATTGCTTTTGGACCTGGAATTGGAACTGGCCATAGGGAAGAAAAATTATTAGAACAAGTTGTTAAAAATAGTAAATGCCCAGTTGTAATTGATGCAGATGGAATAACTTTGATAGGAGAAAATAAATATTTATTAGATAATTTAAAAGGTAGAGCAATTATTACGCCACATCCGGGTGAAATGGCAAGGTTTTTAGGGATAACTGTTGAAGAGGTGGAATGTAATAGAACTAATATAGTAAGAACAGTTGCACAGAAATATGGAATAGTTGTTTTATTAAAAGGATATAATACTGTAATTTCGAATGGGAAAGACACTTATATAAATCCAACAGGAAATAGTAAAATGGCATCTGGAGGTATGGGAGATGCATTAACAGGAATAATAAATGGATTTCTATCACAAGGTGTTGATTTAGAGAAAGCAGCCCTTTTAGGGGCTTATGTTCATGGAGATATAGCTGATAAATTAGGAAAGCAAGCTTACATAGTAAATGCAAGGGATATTATAAATGAATTGCCTAAAGAAATTAACTATATTATTAGTTAA
- a CDS encoding holo-ACP synthase yields the protein MIIGIGTDIIEINRIEKVMMRTSSFLEKSFTYNEIEYFKLKGFKGNVIAGNFAAKEAISKALGTGFRGFGLKDIEVLRDELGKPIVNLSYKIYKLLDIKEFNMHVSISHSKENATAYAVMEVI from the coding sequence ATGATTATTGGAATTGGTACTGATATAATAGAAATTAATAGAATAGAAAAGGTAATGATGAGAACTAGTAGTTTTCTTGAGAAATCATTTACGTATAATGAAATTGAATATTTCAAATTAAAGGGATTCAAGGGTAATGTAATAGCTGGGAATTTTGCAGCTAAAGAAGCAATTAGCAAAGCGTTAGGAACAGGATTTAGAGGCTTTGGATTAAAGGACATTGAAGTATTGCGAGATGAGTTAGGAAAACCAATTGTAAATTTGAGTTATAAGATTTATAAATTATTAGATATAAAAGAATTTAATATGCATGTTAGTATTTCACATAGTAAAGAAAATGCAACAGCTTATGCAGTGATGGAGGTGATATGA
- a CDS encoding single-stranded DNA-binding protein (binds to single stranded DNA and may facilitate the binding and interaction of other proteins to DNA), whose translation MNKIILLGRFVKDPELRHSENSDKIYTKFTIAVQRNFRLPDGVREADFIPIIVWGKKAEAIVKYMKKGSLITLSGRLRTGSYEDKDGNKKYIAEVVAEDFKFLENNKNETQAL comes from the coding sequence ATGAATAAAATAATATTATTAGGGAGATTTGTTAAAGACCCTGAACTAAGACATAGTGAAAATAGTGATAAAATTTATACTAAATTTACAATTGCTGTACAGAGAAATTTTAGACTACCTGATGGTGTTCGAGAAGCAGATTTTATTCCAATTATAGTTTGGGGTAAAAAAGCAGAGGCTATAGTCAAGTATATGAAAAAGGGAAGTCTTATAACGTTAAGCGGAAGACTTAGAACTGGTAGTTATGAGGACAAAGATGGAAATAAAAAATATATAGCAGAAGTTGTGGCAGAGGATTTTAAATTCCTTGAAAATAATAAGAATGAAACACAGGCTTTGTAG
- a CDS encoding YihY/virulence factor BrkB family protein, whose amino-acid sequence MRNVDLKLRNKLNLFIHLIAKIEKDDVFALSSQLAYYLVLSFFPFMLFLMTLVGFSDLSSGQILEGLSIVLPKRILELTQSTVKEISDNQYTGLLGLSIILMMWTASSAFKAIIKSVNKAYDFKENRSFIKLSIISMLGIVALALIIILALTMLVFGNVISEYIKNTNQFYEIILIVWNIFRYAFIFIIMIIIFATIYKLAPTKKLTWKEVIPGSIFSTVGWIIVSFGFSFYIDNFNNYTRFYGSLGAVFILMTWLFLISMIIIIGVEINFVTVEIKNKMHLLDYK is encoded by the coding sequence ATGAGAAATGTAGATTTAAAATTGAGGAATAAATTAAACTTATTCATACACCTTATAGCTAAAATTGAGAAGGATGATGTATTTGCATTATCATCTCAATTAGCATATTATTTAGTATTGTCTTTTTTCCCATTTATGTTATTTTTAATGACATTAGTTGGATTCAGTGATTTAAGTTCTGGTCAAATATTAGAAGGATTAAGTATTGTTTTACCTAAAAGAATACTGGAATTAACACAGTCAACAGTGAAAGAAATATCTGATAATCAATATACAGGATTATTAGGACTATCCATAATATTAATGATGTGGACAGCATCATCTGCTTTTAAAGCTATAATTAAAAGCGTGAATAAGGCTTATGATTTTAAAGAAAATAGATCCTTTATTAAACTTTCAATTATCTCCATGTTAGGAATAGTGGCATTAGCATTAATTATTATACTAGCATTAACTATGTTAGTATTTGGAAATGTAATAAGTGAATATATTAAAAATACTAATCAATTTTATGAGATTATACTTATTGTTTGGAACATATTTCGATATGCTTTTATATTTATTATTATGATAATCATATTTGCAACTATTTACAAGCTTGCACCAACTAAAAAGCTTACATGGAAAGAAGTGATTCCAGGGTCTATATTCAGTACAGTAGGTTGGATAATAGTATCTTTTGGATTTTCCTTTTACATTGATAACTTCAATAATTATACTAGGTTTTATGGAAGTTTGGGTGCTGTATTTATACTTATGACTTGGTTATTTCTCATATCAATGATAATTATTATAGGTGTAGAAATAAATTTTGTTACAGTAGAAATTAAAAATAAAATGCATTTACTAGATTATAAATAA
- a CDS encoding D-alanine--poly(phosphoribitol) ligase subunit 2, giving the protein MEEKVLNILIEVTGNDDISEERDADLFEAGLLDSLGIIEVLLKIEEVFGLRLQPTDLEKKDMATVNNLVKFLNSKLN; this is encoded by the coding sequence ATGGAAGAAAAAGTACTAAACATATTAATTGAAGTTACTGGTAATGATGATATCTCAGAAGAAAGGGATGCAGATTTATTTGAAGCTGGATTACTTGATTCATTAGGAATTATAGAAGTATTATTAAAGATTGAAGAAGTCTTTGGATTAAGATTACAACCAACAGATTTAGAAAAAAAGGATATGGCAACAGTAAATAATTTAGTTAAATTTCTAAATAGTAAACTAAATTAG
- the dltB gene encoding D-alanyl-lipoteichoic acid biosynthesis protein DltB, with product MTLIQYGDYFYLYVLIIALIPAIILGLLEKQIKYYGVFISILMIIAIMGIGKVFPLFLVAEIILIKVYFVLRKKTDNKYLYYFALFCSMLPVIIFKISAITIERSIGFIGLSYLNFKAIQMIIEIYDGAIKEVNIFKVLYFFLFFPTLSCGPIDRSRRFEADLEKSIDKKEYISDYLNLGIKRIIRGIVYKFIIANLISALWMSKIPTDITFMNSLNYMYAYSLYLFFDFAGYTAFAVGTSHILGIKVPENFNKPFLSKDMKEFWTRWHISLSKWFGDYIYSRFVLNSMRNKRFKNRIIASHIGQMITMLVMGAWHDLKWYYIIYGLYQGLALVGTDIYQRKSKFYKAHKKEKWFQYIQIVVTFHIACFGLLLFSGYLYSK from the coding sequence ATGACACTAATTCAATATGGTGATTATTTTTATTTATATGTATTAATAATTGCCTTAATACCAGCTATTATTTTAGGATTATTAGAAAAACAGATTAAATATTATGGTGTTTTTATATCAATTTTAATGATAATAGCAATTATGGGAATCGGGAAGGTATTTCCACTGTTTTTAGTAGCAGAAATTATATTAATTAAAGTGTATTTTGTCTTGAGAAAAAAGACAGACAATAAGTATTTATATTATTTTGCTTTATTTTGTTCTATGTTACCAGTAATTATTTTCAAAATAAGTGCTATAACAATTGAACGGAGTATAGGATTTATAGGTCTTTCATATCTTAATTTTAAAGCTATACAAATGATTATTGAAATATATGATGGAGCTATTAAGGAAGTAAATATATTTAAAGTCTTATATTTCTTTTTATTTTTCCCAACACTAAGTTGTGGGCCAATAGACAGGTCAAGAAGATTTGAGGCTGATTTAGAAAAAAGTATAGATAAAAAAGAATATATAAGTGATTATTTAAATTTGGGTATAAAACGTATAATTAGAGGCATAGTATATAAATTTATTATTGCTAATTTAATTAGTGCATTATGGATGAGTAAGATTCCAACTGATATAACATTTATGAATTCTTTGAATTATATGTATGCATATAGCTTATATCTATTTTTTGATTTTGCAGGATATACTGCCTTTGCAGTAGGAACAAGTCATATTTTGGGTATAAAAGTACCCGAAAACTTTAATAAGCCATTTTTGAGTAAGGATATGAAGGAATTTTGGACTAGATGGCACATATCATTGTCAAAATGGTTTGGAGATTATATATATTCAAGATTTGTATTAAATAGCATGAGAAATAAGAGATTTAAAAATAGAATTATTGCTTCACATATCGGACAAATGATAACGATGCTTGTTATGGGAGCATGGCATGATTTAAAATGGTATTATATTATTTATGGACTTTATCAAGGATTAGCATTGGTGGGTACAGATATATATCAACGCAAATCAAAATTTTATAAAGCTCATAAAAAGGAGAAATGGTTTCAATATATCCAAATAGTCGTGACATTTCATATAGCATGTTTTGGTTTATTACTATTTTCAGGATATTTATATAGTAAGTAG
- a CDS encoding D-alanine--poly(phosphoribitol) ligase, whose translation MKVLEGIDRFSETSRVAVKCLDKQLTYKQLKEYSDKIAIYLLKEFKEDRRPIIIYGNKENNILPVMIGALKSGRAYVPLDVTFPESRIKQIIEEVKPRIIFNFTNDFLELEDELEIKQNEVDNIFNMPINEVPSKDNWVKDEDNCYILFTSGSTGKPKGVQINKRNIDSFTKWFEEFLEFDESPKTVLNQVSYSFDVSVIPIYMGLGNGKTLFTLNKDTLEDLKLLFSELTRSNIDYWVSTPALAEICSKFDDFNNEKINKLSEFIFAGEVLTKKLVGNLMNRFPNAKIINGYGPTEATVLISAININQDIMECEKGIPIGYPIDSCELNIVDGQGNKLKDGEKGELVAIGDSISIGYLNNSEMTNKVFFKTKKGKQGYKTGDLAYYENGIIYYCGRKDFQIKLNGFRIEIEDIENNLRKVKNINNAVVFPVSNEEHKISHLTAFIVLNDKNELSNLKNATLIKNELKKLIPSYMIPRNIKILNDFPLNTNGKIDRKKLMEELK comes from the coding sequence GTGAAAGTATTAGAAGGTATTGATAGGTTTTCAGAAACTAGCAGAGTAGCTGTTAAATGTTTGGACAAACAATTGACATATAAACAGCTAAAAGAATATTCAGATAAAATAGCAATATATTTATTAAAAGAATTTAAAGAGGATAGAAGACCAATTATTATTTATGGTAACAAGGAAAATAATATCTTACCAGTAATGATAGGAGCTTTGAAATCTGGAAGAGCATATGTGCCACTAGATGTGACATTCCCAGAATCTAGAATAAAACAAATAATAGAGGAAGTAAAACCTAGAATTATATTTAACTTCACCAATGATTTTTTGGAGTTAGAGGATGAATTAGAAATAAAACAAAATGAAGTAGATAATATTTTTAATATGCCTATAAATGAAGTACCATCTAAAGATAATTGGGTAAAAGATGAAGATAATTGCTATATATTATTTACATCAGGAAGTACAGGAAAGCCAAAGGGTGTGCAAATAAATAAAAGAAATATTGATTCATTTACTAAGTGGTTTGAAGAATTTCTTGAATTTGATGAAAGTCCAAAGACAGTTTTAAATCAAGTATCATATTCTTTTGATGTATCAGTAATTCCTATATATATGGGATTAGGTAATGGAAAGACTTTGTTTACTTTAAACAAGGATACTTTAGAAGATTTAAAATTATTATTTAGTGAATTAACAAGATCTAATATAGATTACTGGGTATCAACACCGGCACTAGCGGAAATATGCAGTAAATTTGATGATTTTAATAATGAAAAAATAAATAAATTATCGGAATTTATATTTGCAGGGGAAGTATTAACAAAGAAATTAGTTGGAAACTTAATGAATAGATTCCCAAATGCTAAAATTATAAATGGTTATGGACCAACAGAAGCAACTGTTTTAATTTCAGCAATAAATATCAATCAAGATATAATGGAGTGCGAAAAAGGAATACCTATAGGATATCCAATTGATAGTTGTGAGTTAAATATAGTTGATGGACAAGGAAATAAATTAAAAGATGGGGAAAAAGGTGAACTTGTTGCAATCGGAGATAGCATAAGTATAGGATATTTAAATAATTCTGAAATGACAAACAAAGTATTCTTTAAAACAAAAAAAGGTAAACAAGGATATAAGACTGGGGATTTAGCATATTATGAAAATGGTATAATATATTATTGTGGTAGAAAAGATTTCCAAATAAAATTAAATGGTTTTAGAATTGAAATTGAAGACATAGAAAATAATTTAAGAAAAGTGAAAAATATAAATAATGCAGTGGTATTTCCTGTTTCTAATGAAGAACATAAAATCTCACACTTGACAGCATTTATAGTTCTTAATGATAAGAATGAACTATCAAATTTGAAAAATGCAACATTAATAAAAAATGAATTGAAAAAGTTAATACCGTCATATATGATTCCTAGAAATATAAAAATCTTAAATGATTTTCCATTAAATACTAATGGGAAAATTGACAGAAAGAAACTTATGGAGGAATTAAAATGA
- the dltD gene encoding D-alanyl-lipoteichoic acid biosynthesis protein DltD: protein MKKISSLLIPILIAIFTTIAINSLLDKKIETFTKEKNISLMGRKYADTIKDKSVLDKKLLSDKGDLFLLGSSEMGIDVPQNPLKLFPFKGIDYDVSCFGRVFCQDLQQATYLGSADLKENQKVACILSIQWFEDSNAISPYNFAINFSDVQFYKFLENPKISEENKKYYAERVYKFLTSAKKYPAEAFYAKIYLDSGKITSFEKLVFAPYYETKKYLLDIQDKALIYNELKELPDKNGQQKLKEVNWEEEYAKIKEENSAIVSTNQFNLDDKFYNGQFKDELYKHKGESRLENPVESKEFDDYKFFLSVCKDLNIEPYIILQPVNGWYYDYAGLTKDKREEYYDKVKKISNDNNIEVLDLSKNEYKKNFLIDAKHLGREGWLNASEGIYKHFSKK from the coding sequence ATGAAGAAAATAAGTAGTTTATTAATACCAATATTAATTGCAATATTTACTACAATTGCAATTAATTCATTATTGGATAAAAAAATAGAAACATTTACTAAAGAAAAAAACATTAGTTTAATGGGGCGAAAATATGCAGATACCATTAAAGATAAAAGTGTGTTAGATAAAAAGTTATTATCTGATAAAGGAGATTTATTTTTACTTGGTTCATCTGAAATGGGTATAGATGTTCCACAAAATCCACTGAAGTTATTTCCTTTTAAAGGCATTGACTATGATGTAAGCTGTTTTGGGCGAGTATTTTGTCAAGATTTACAACAAGCTACTTATTTAGGATCAGCAGACTTAAAAGAAAATCAAAAGGTAGCATGTATTCTTTCAATTCAATGGTTTGAGGATTCAAATGCAATATCACCATATAATTTTGCTATTAATTTTTCGGATGTGCAATTTTATAAGTTTCTAGAAAATCCAAAGATAAGTGAAGAAAATAAGAAATATTATGCTGAGAGAGTTTATAAATTTTTAACAAGCGCTAAGAAATATCCAGCAGAAGCGTTTTATGCTAAAATTTATTTAGATTCCGGAAAGATTACAAGCTTTGAAAAATTAGTATTTGCACCATATTATGAAACTAAAAAATATTTATTGGATATTCAAGATAAGGCTTTGATTTATAATGAATTGAAGGAACTGCCGGATAAAAATGGTCAACAAAAACTTAAAGAAGTTAACTGGGAAGAAGAATATGCAAAAATTAAAGAAGAAAATAGTGCCATAGTATCAACAAATCAATTTAACTTAGATGATAAATTTTATAATGGCCAATTTAAAGATGAGCTTTATAAACATAAAGGGGAGTCAAGATTGGAAAATCCAGTTGAATCAAAGGAATTTGATGATTACAAATTCTTCTTAAGTGTTTGCAAAGATTTAAATATAGAACCATATATTATTCTGCAACCAGTTAATGGTTGGTATTATGATTATGCAGGGCTTACCAAAGATAAGAGAGAAGAATATTATGATAAAGTAAAAAAAATATCTAATGATAATAATATAGAAGTCTTAGACTTAAGCAAAAATGAGTATAAAAAGAATTTTTTGATAGATGCAAAGCATTTAGGAAGAGAAGGGTGGCTTAATGCAAGTGAAGGAATTTATAAACACTTTAGCAAGAAATAA
- a CDS encoding UDP-N-acetyl-D-glucosamine dehydrogenase: protein MSVLKQQLLDKINNKTAKVGVVGLGYVGLPLAVEKANAGYQTIGFDVQEEKVNMVNEGKNYIGDVVDENLKEIVEAKTLKATTDFSFVKDVDTICICVPTPLDLYKQPDLSYVVDSTRSVAEYLHKGMLVILESTTYPGTTEEILKPILEESGLKCGEDFFLAFSPERVDPGNKDFNTKNTPKVVGGCSEECTEVAAALYRNILEGDIHTVSSPAVAEMEKILENTFRNINIGLANEMAILCNRMGIDVWEVIDAAKTKPYGFMPFYPGPGLGGHCIPLDPFYLEWKAKEYDYHTRLIETSGEINDSMPEFVLDNVMKILNKNKKALNGAKVLLLGVAYKNDIDDYRESPAFKVIELLEKNGADLMVNDPYCPISKYKGKTYNSVDWAEVIDDSDIVIITTNHSCYDYEAIVARAKVVYDTRNATKNVVNNREKIYKL from the coding sequence ATGTCAGTATTAAAACAACAATTATTAGATAAGATAAATAATAAAACCGCAAAAGTTGGTGTAGTTGGACTTGGTTATGTTGGATTGCCATTAGCTGTAGAAAAAGCTAATGCTGGATACCAAACGATTGGATTCGATGTTCAAGAAGAAAAAGTTAACATGGTTAATGAAGGAAAGAATTATATAGGTGATGTAGTAGATGAAAATCTAAAAGAGATAGTAGAAGCAAAAACATTAAAAGCTACTACAGATTTTAGTTTTGTTAAAGATGTGGATACAATTTGTATTTGTGTACCTACTCCGTTGGATTTATATAAGCAACCAGATTTATCATACGTTGTAGATTCAACAAGAAGTGTTGCAGAATATTTACATAAAGGCATGCTTGTTATCCTTGAGAGTACTACATATCCAGGAACAACAGAAGAAATTCTTAAACCAATTTTAGAAGAGAGTGGTCTTAAATGTGGAGAAGACTTTTTTCTAGCATTTTCACCAGAAAGGGTTGACCCAGGTAATAAGGATTTTAATACTAAAAATACCCCAAAAGTTGTTGGAGGATGCAGTGAAGAATGTACTGAAGTTGCAGCAGCATTATATAGAAATATATTAGAAGGGGATATACACACAGTATCATCACCAGCTGTAGCTGAAATGGAAAAAATATTAGAAAATACTTTTAGAAACATAAACATTGGATTAGCTAATGAAATGGCTATTTTGTGTAATAGAATGGGAATAGATGTATGGGAAGTTATAGATGCAGCTAAAACTAAACCTTATGGATTCATGCCATTTTATCCAGGTCCAGGTTTAGGTGGACACTGTATTCCACTTGATCCATTTTATTTAGAATGGAAGGCCAAAGAATATGATTATCATACAAGGTTAATTGAAACATCAGGAGAAATCAATGATTCAATGCCTGAGTTTGTATTAGATAATGTAATGAAGATTTTAAATAAGAATAAGAAAGCATTAAATGGAGCTAAAGTTCTTTTATTAGGTGTTGCATATAAAAATGACATTGATGATTATAGAGAATCACCAGCATTTAAGGTAATAGAATTATTAGAGAAGAATGGTGCTGATCTTATGGTAAATGATCCATATTGTCCAATATCTAAATATAAAGGTAAGACATATAATTCGGTGGATTGGGCAGAAGTTATTGATGATTCAGATATAGTAATTATAACAACAAACCATAGTTGCTATGATTATGAAGCAATTGTGGCTAGAGCTAAAGTTGTATATGATACAAGAAATGCAACTAAGAATGTAGTTAATAATAGAGAAAAGATTTATAAATTATAA
- a CDS encoding N-acetyltransferase — protein sequence MENNYFVHESSYVDNNVKIGDGTKIWHFSHIMSNCEIGKKCNIGQNVVISPGVKLGNGVKIQNNVSVYTGVICEDDVFLGPSCVFTNVVNPRSFIERKTEYKDTIIGTGASIGANVTIVCGHNIGKYALVGAGAVVTKHIPDYALVVGNPASMLGYVCKCGEKLRFKDGHATCSACSGKYRKDKEKVECIDK from the coding sequence ATGGAGAATAATTATTTTGTACATGAATCGAGTTATGTAGATAATAATGTTAAAATAGGAGATGGAACAAAGATATGGCACTTTTCTCACATTATGAGTAATTGTGAAATCGGGAAAAAGTGCAATATAGGTCAGAATGTTGTAATATCACCAGGCGTGAAACTTGGAAATGGGGTAAAAATACAAAATAATGTATCTGTTTATACAGGTGTTATTTGTGAAGATGATGTGTTTTTAGGTCCATCTTGTGTATTTACAAATGTAGTTAATCCAAGAAGTTTTATTGAAAGAAAGACTGAATATAAAGATACTATAATTGGTACTGGCGCATCTATTGGTGCAAATGTAACAATTGTATGTGGCCACAATATAGGTAAATACGCATTAGTTGGTGCTGGTGCAGTTGTTACTAAGCATATACCCGATTATGCTTTAGTTGTAGGAAATCCAGCAAGCATGTTAGGATATGTATGTAAATGTGGAGAAAAATTAAGATTTAAAGACGGGCATGCAACTTGCAGTGCTTGTAGTGGAAAATATAGAAAAGATAAAGAAAAAGTAGAATGTATAGATAAATAA
- a CDS encoding transcriptional regulator yields MNIPLIDLKAQYKSIAEDLDRVTKEVLSSASYIMGKNVTEFEKEFAEYIGVKHAISVGNGTDALVIALKSLGIGHGDEVITSPFTYFASAEVISAVGATPVFVDVEKETFNIDPTKIEEKITKKTKAIIPVHIFGQSAKMDEINQIAQKYNLKVIEDACQAVGSKYKEKMIGTLSDVACFSFFPTKNLSCAGDGGMIVTSDDNIATIARALRTHGSGETGQKAYNLLNNITEEIETFKGGDDTVYNPLKYYNYLIGVNSRLDAIQAAILRVKLPHLDKWNSRRREIAKIYDEKLKNLNVVVPIIDEENETVYHQYILQCENRDAMLNKLKEKGVATGVYYPVPLHLQKVYKDLGYKEGDMPVAEYLSHRTFAIPVYPELTDEQINYIIESIKE; encoded by the coding sequence ATGAATATTCCATTAATTGATTTAAAAGCTCAATATAAGTCTATTGCTGAAGATTTAGATAGAGTAACTAAAGAGGTGCTTTCTTCTGCAAGTTATATTATGGGTAAGAATGTAACAGAATTTGAAAAGGAATTTGCAGAATATATAGGAGTTAAACATGCAATATCAGTAGGTAATGGAACTGATGCATTAGTTATTGCATTAAAATCTTTAGGGATAGGACATGGAGATGAAGTAATAACTTCACCATTTACCTATTTCGCTTCAGCAGAAGTTATTTCAGCTGTTGGTGCAACACCTGTTTTTGTTGATGTAGAAAAAGAAACGTTTAATATAGATCCAACTAAGATAGAAGAAAAAATAACTAAAAAGACAAAAGCTATTATACCAGTTCATATATTTGGGCAAAGTGCTAAGATGGATGAAATTAATCAGATAGCTCAAAAGTATAATTTAAAAGTTATTGAAGATGCCTGTCAAGCGGTAGGCTCTAAGTATAAAGAGAAAATGATAGGAACATTAAGCGATGTAGCTTGTTTCTCATTTTTCCCAACTAAAAATCTTTCATGTGCGGGCGATGGCGGAATGATAGTGACTTCTGATGATAATATAGCAACTATAGCAAGAGCATTAAGAACTCATGGAAGTGGAGAAACCGGTCAAAAAGCTTATAACTTATTAAATAATATAACAGAAGAAATAGAAACATTTAAAGGCGGAGACGATACTGTATATAATCCGTTAAAATATTATAATTATTTAATTGGAGTTAATTCAAGATTAGATGCAATTCAAGCAGCGATTTTAAGGGTTAAATTACCCCATTTAGATAAATGGAATAGTAGAAGAAGAGAAATAGCTAAAATATATGATGAAAAATTAAAAAATTTAAATGTAGTAGTACCTATTATTGATGAAGAAAACGAAACAGTTTATCATCAATATATATTACAATGTGAAAATAGAGATGCTATGTTAAATAAACTTAAAGAAAAGGGTGTAGCAACAGGAGTATATTATCCAGTTCCACTACACTTACAAAAAGTATATAAAGACCTTGGATATAAAGAAGGCGATATGCCAGTTGCAGAGTATCTATCACATAGAACTTTTGCAATACCAGTTTATCCAGAATTAACAGATGAACAAATTAATTATATAATTGAAAGCATAAAAGAATAG